tttttttttttttttcacggagtcttgctctgtcaccaggctggagtgcagtggtgcagtctcggctcactgcaacctccgcctcccgggttcaagcgattctcctgcctcagcctcccgagtagctgggagtacaggcacgcacaaccacacccagctaatttttgtatttttcagtagagacgggttttaaccatgttggcgaggatggtctcgatctcttggccacatgatccacccgcctcggccccccaaagtgcagggattacaggcgtgagccaccgcgcccggtcatgGAGTGAGTTTTGAAGGCTGACATTATTTGAGGTATTTGAGTCCTGGTGGGGGGGAACCCACACACAGAGAGGAGGGATTCCAAAGTCGTTAATGGGGACCTGGGAAGGAGCATAGGACAGGGCAAGGCGGGATAAGGAGGGGCACCACAGCCCTTAAGGCACGAGGGAACCTCACTGCGCATGCTCCTTTGGTGCCCACCTCAGTGCGCATGTTCACTGGGCGTCTTCCCATCGGCCCCTTCGCCAGTGTGGGGAACGCGGCGGAGCTGTGAGCCAGCGACTCGGGTCCCTGAGGTCTGGATTCTTTCTCCGCTACTGAGACACGGCGGGTAGGTCCACAGGCAGATCCAGCTGGGAGTTGAAGTGTGAGTGAGAGTGAAGAGGAACCAGCAGGCTTCCGGAGGGTTGCGTGGTCAGTGACTCAGAGTGAGAAGGCCCTCGAAGTCGTCGTCCCTCTCATGCGGTGCCACGCCCATGGACCTTCTTGTCTCGTCACGGCCATAACTAGGGAGGAAGGAGGGCCGAGGAGTGGAGGGGCTCAGGCGAAGCTGGGGTGCTGTTGGGGGTATCCGAGTCCCAGAAGCACCTGGAACCCCGACAGAAGATTCTGGACTCCCCAGACGGGACCAGGAGAGGGACGGCATGAGCGGTATGGAAGGGTCCTGGAGACGGGGCATGCTGCCGGCTAGTGACCGCAGCCCCGAGGTCTGTAGAGTGCCTGGCATAGGGGTCCTGTGAGGAGTGCCCACTGCTGTGTAGCAAATTCTCAACTCCACTGTGGAGATTCCAATGGGCGGGGCCCTGAGTTCCTAAAAATGTGACTTTGGGGTGGGGGGGAAGTGGGCCTAGCAAATCATTATGTGACAAAATTGGTGGTCACTGCAGTTTCAGTTCTGTAGCTGTAATTTCCTACTTGTCTCCCTGATGGAGTGTCCAGTTGTGAAACCAACCTCATGGGAAATGCCCTGTGTTTTTTGCCGGGAGCCTTAAGACATCGCTCAGCTAGCTAGACCTACTTAAGTGGCTTTGCAAGCATTCGATTCAAAAGGTGCATACACTTATACTTGCCCGGGGACTTTCAGagtatttctaaattaaaaaaaaaaaaatgtccaagtTAACATTTGACCATGAAAGCGGTCAAATCTAGTTGTCCTGTCAAGTGCATTTTCCCAATCACAGTATTCTGCTTGCAGAGTGAAGTATGTGTTGATGAGGACGATCAACATGTAGGCCTATGCCAAGAAGTTCACAACCTCCTGAGCTCATTGTGCCTCTGCTTGTGAATGTCTTAACATTCGATGTTTTCTCTTAGCAGAAAGTTATTTTTCTGATAGTGTTGATGGACTAGTATAGATACACTGATAATGGTCCCCATGCTGATAAAAAATGATCATGGCATCCCATGAAGGAAAGATTAGTCCAGAGGATtatatttgggttttgtgtgGGTGGATGATCGTGTGTGCCCAGATTTTGTCCATAACTTCCTCCTCATGCTTATTCAGAACAGATTACACACGTTCATCCCAACATTGATTAAAACGGCTTCCAAGGTCCCTGAGGATATCTGTCTTTGAGTAACCTCTCTGAGGGAAGAATAGTGTTATGAAGATTAGGTATACGGGGTAGTGTTGGAGAAATGTCTCTAGACATACTTATAATAAGACATATCTGTGTATtctgtatatttatattattgacATGTATTAATAACAAAACTttttatctacacacacacacagacacacacaaacacagaaccACACAGCCAGTCCCAGGAGCCCAGTAATGGAGAGCCCCAAAAAGAAGAACCAGCAGCTGAAAGTCGGGATCCTACACCTGTGCAGCAGACAGAAGAAGATCAGGATACAGCTGAGATCCCAGGTGCTGGGAAGGGAAAGTATGTCTATGGGGCGGGAGAAGGTCTATGTGTGCATTGTGGCCTATGCCATGAGCAGTAACAGGAGCAAAGAGAACATTAGGAAAAGATACCAAACATTTGCTCAAAGTTGGCTGGAAAGGGGAGAGTATAGTTTGCAGCTTCATGCTGTCCCTGGGTATAATGAATCTTCTCTTGTTCTTCGAGATGGATTCTGTATGCTTGAAAATACAGTCCTTACTAAATCACTTGAAACCATTTAatttggtgtataaaaatgtacatttttttattATGTGGCAGAGGCTCATCTGTCACGCAGTGTGGATTgttgtggcatgatcttggctcactgccacctccagctcttgggttcaagcgacctcggcctcccaaagtgctgagattacaggcatgaaccactacgcctggctcaGGCTTTATTTCGTAATGCGAAGGAAAAGAATATtatcatttccttatttatatttcatgttgGAATGCTTAACTCGATAACCTTTGTATTTTGAAGTGCGTGACATGGAAGGTGATCTGCAAGAGCTGCATCAGTCAAACACCGGGGATAAATCTGGATTTGGGTTCCGGCGTCAAGGTGAAGATAATACCTAAAGAGGAACACTGTAAAATGCCAGAAGCAGGTATGTTATCCAGCAAGATGCAAAGTTATGTGCTTTCTCATTTACACAATATTATACTTTTGATAATAGAGGGATAACATTAGTGCTACTTTAAAAACACAGTGCAAATGCAAATGTTCTTTGAAACGTCGTTCAGACCCAAATGCCAGATTGCAAGACTTAAACACTATCAGATACAGAAACAAATTGGGTCAAAGCCATATTGAATCATCAAACATGACAGCATTTTCTTAGTTTGGTGTGTAACCAACAGCTAACAATTTTCAGATTCTTTTCTAATTTCTGCTTTTAACAAATACATAATGCATTTGTAATACCAGTTTGTGTGAAGTATGCTGAGCCCTGAAGCAGATTCTAGTACCAGCTCTACCATAATTTGTGAGAGTCTGGATGAATCGTGTAAATTCCACAGGCATCCTTGCTCTTAGTGAAAAGAGTGGATGCACATCAGATAGATTAAAATCCATTTCGTTGCTAATTTCCGCATGCTCTGGTTCTGTTGGATAGAAGACCAAGATGTTCTGATCTTCATGATTTGTTTATCATAACAATCAGCTTCAGTCCAATTATAGTGTCTGAGTTGAGATTTCATGGTTCCTAGGAAAATGAGTGGGCACTCTGCTTGATGTTTGTTTTCCTGTGTGGAGCCCTGTATGAGTGTTCTTGTATTTTGCCAAATTCTGAGTTCTCTGTCTCTTAAagaataattgcattttaaagcCTTCCCGCAGTGAAGCCTTGAATGACTGAATGATGAAATGGCAGGAGATCATCAGGTTTCTGTGGCCAGTGAAGTAGAGAGAATGCATGTAGGTCAGTGATGCTCAAGGTGGGTGTAAGATGCTTCTGCTAAGCATGCTCCCCGCCCTCCCGTCAGTCTTCATGAACTACTTCGTGTAATTAGATTGAAGACTCATATAGTAGAGTCACCTCTAACCATACCATAGGTTACATATTACAGGTTTCTGCCTTGAGGCATTAGATGATAGGGTTTGAAGTTCAGCAACAGCACTGTGCTAATTCCTGAGTAGTTGACACAAGtatgttttatacatattttccAAATTGGTGACTGTTAATTACAATACCTCTTGAAGTTAAAGGAAGCACCCCATGTTTAAGGGAGAAATTACCTAAGTGTTTTTACTGTACCCTGCTGAACCATTCCATTACACTATTTACATTAAAAGATAGTTCTCAGACGATTTCCAGGAGCCCACTGAACAAGCCTCAGTTGTATTCTTAGGGAGATCATAGCTTTAAATGCAcgtcttattaaaataaatagcacattacatgataaaggaaaagaatactatgaaataacaataaaagagCCAGAGAATaaacttaaaggaaaaagaaagtggtAGTGAATAAAAGACAGGTACGAATCATTAGTATAAGGAAAAGTAGTTCAAATGTCATAAATTGAAAAGATTGGTGTTTTGAAAATTAGCTACGAATATTCAGTAATTTACACAATCTTGAAGAAACGGAAAAAGCACAACATGGAATATGAACAAGACAGAGTGATTTAATACAGGGCTTTATTGAAAGACTGTATTCACAGTCTTGAACGCTAAGATTTTCAGAGCATGGATGAAATGGTTGGTAAGCTAGGAAGGCatgcattatttatttctgtaatacCTGATTAAGCATCACAAAGCCTGTGGAAGAAACTGTGAAATTTTCCAGTTGTCCCTCAAAAACATTTACTTTCAGAAGCAAATTTTGGCTTTTTCAGCTGTCCTACTCTTGTTTTCCATTCCCGTATCCCTCCGTGTGTTCATGTGTGACGCAGTTCATAATGCTATCACATATTGATGACAAAACTGATAGTGATAGCTTAAGAGTAATGCGACCATATACTTAATTATACAAATGGGAATACTTTCAAGTGTAAAAAGAGGCATGATTCGTGTTGACATCACGGTAGGAGAAAACTGGGTACAAACGGTTGCTGTACCTTAAAAACCACAGAAGGGTAAACGagcccaaataaatatttttgcccTTCTGCACAATAGAGTAAAAACAAATGCAATGCTGGCCTTTCTATTCACTTTACTTATTCAGTTCCTAAGGTGACATTAACCGTTTTCTTCCAAGATAGTATTCAGACCATTTCCAGGAGCCCGTTTGGCATGCAGACCACAGATTCAAGCCAGAATATTAAAAGAGTGTTTgccaaaaattatacatttttcgtaaattccttttttgtttcttaggATTTTTGTGTGGTGCTGGTATTTTGAGTAAAACTATGCACAATGTTTGCTTTCTACTTTAAACCCCTTTTTAGTAGGTTCACTTCATTTAATGTGTTCGGACCTTGGACTGTCTTGCTTTCCTTGTAGCACTAGAAAGCAGGGTGTGTTTGAAAAACATCTTTAATGCATACACTTGGACGACTGTTGTCAAAGTCTCTTCAGAGGTCTACCTGAATGTAAGCAAAAGGGTGACTCTTAGGCTTCTGGTTTTGTCCATTGTAGAAAACTAAAACTTTGGTGTCTTTTCCATATCCTTAATGTCATTTAAACACAGTTCTGCTAGTAATGTTCCCACCTGTTATGCTTCTGTTATAGGTGAAGAGCAACCACAAGTTTAAATGAAGACAAGCTGAAACAACGCAAGCTGGTTTTATATTAGATATTTGACTTAAACTATCTCAATAAAGTTTTGCAGCTTTCACCAAAGAAGTCTTGCTCATCTTTGGTTCACTTCCTTCCCAGGTATTTGATAATATTGGAAATCGTTTCTGGCTGTGGttgtccacgcctgtaatcccagcactttgggatgctgaggcaggaggattgcttgagctcagtagtttgagaccagatggggcaacaaagcaagactctctctctacaaaaataaaagagtgaATGCATGAATGTATGCAAGTTTGTATGTAGCTAGagccccagctactctagagCCGAAGGGTGGAGGATGCCtccagcccaggaggtccaggatgaggttaattttttttcgagatagagactctattttttttttaaattaagtatcatttttgaaattttgtgttcTGATTGAGCTGGTATGCACAGGTGTGATAttgtgtaatacatatttggtcctAGACCCTGCTTCCTGGCATACAACtcctacaatttttaaaatctccacaAAGTGGTGTCTTTTTATATGCTAGTGAGTTGACTCATGGCTGGCAGCACCTAGGTAGCTCTAGTTTGGGGAATAGGAGGGTTGGGGCTTTCagctgcccccccacccccagcattcGGGAAGAGGCAGAAGGTTAATTTGATCCCCAGTGGCAGGACAACAGTTTGCTCAGTCACGCCTACAGAATGAAAACCTCCATCAAAACCGAAAGGACAGGATTCAGACAGCTTCTGGCTAGCTGAACATATGGAGGGCAGCATGCCCCTAGTGGGCACAGAAGCTCCCTACCCCTTTCCCCATACCTTGCGCTATGTCTCTCCTCATCTGCTTCCTTTCTTAGGGTATCCCATTTGCCACAAAACATGTGAGAAGTCCCTAGGCTATAGAGCTGGATGAAAGAATTAGGGCCTAGGTAGGAGTAAGCGGCAAGGAACCAGGGCAACTTGCTGAAGCGAGATGACTTGGGTCCTACCTACACCGTCTCTTTAGAGGCTATGGCATGAAGTAGCCATGGGTTTCCATCTTGCCTCTCACACAGTGCCCTTGATATGGTGGTCAAGATACTTACACCCTTTGggactgtttttccatttctaaagTTGAATTTACAATATGTACACTAAAAATACTTAgtatgaaaaataaaggaaataacatCAAGGAGGCTTTACATTGCAGATAAATTTGGCCTGCTACTtagatttccttttttcctttagatttcaaactttttcatttcatttttccttacAACTACATTTCTGGTGTGTGATAACCTGCTTGTGAATTTCAAGTAGGAATGTCAAgttcacttttaaaatacatttgaattcagaaaattatttgatttaaatatgttaatttaGTAGCAGTGTAGCCGGTATCACCCACGGCATAGATTCTGAAGTTGATTTGTAAATAACCGAGGTGTTATAAAGCCAACTGAATGTCAGCAATGTGTGCTGAAAACTTGTTTGCTATGTGttatgcgggtggatcacctgaggtcaggagtatgagagcagcctggcca
The Gorilla gorilla gorilla isolate KB3781 chromosome X, NHGRI_mGorGor1-v2.1_pri, whole genome shotgun sequence genome window above contains:
- the XAGE1A gene encoding X antigen family member 1 isoform X1; this translates as MRCHAHGPSCLVTAITREEGGPRSGGAQAKLGCCWGYPSPRSTWNPDRRFWTPQTGPGEGRHERHTQTQNHTASPRSPVMESPKKKNQQLKVGILHLCSRQKKIRIQLRSQCVTWKVICKSCISQTPGINLDLGSGVKVKIIPKEEHCKMPEAGEEQPQV
- the XAGE1A gene encoding X antigen family member 1 isoform X4 translates to MESPKKKNQQLKVGILHLCSRQKKIRIQLRSQCVTWKVICKSCISQTPGINLDLGSGVKVKIIPKEEHCKMPEAGEEQPQV
- the XAGE1A gene encoding X antigen family member 1 isoform X2, producing the protein MRCHAHGPSCLVTAITREEGGPRSGGAQAKLGCCWGYPSPRSTWNPDRRFWTPQTGPGEGRHERHTQTQNHTASPRSPVMESPKKKNQQLKVGILHLCSRQKKIRIQLRSQCVTWKVICKSCISQTPGINLDLGSGVKVKIIPKEEHCKMPEAAFPQ
- the XAGE1A gene encoding X antigen family member 1 isoform X3; translated protein: MLLWCPPQCACSLGVFPSAPSPVWGTRRSCEPATRVPEVWILSPLLRHGGHTQTQNHTASPRSPVMESPKKKNQQLKVGILHLCSRQKKIRIQLRSQCVTWKVICKSCISQTPGINLDLGSGVKVKIIPKEEHCKMPEAGEEQPQV